From the Desulfovibrio sp. UIB00 genome, one window contains:
- a CDS encoding DVU0524 family FlgM-associated protein, with protein MADATSAQLRMMLQGYEQQLLAARRLARLRMRRRVAEGDDPSDPDPSVSRHMMVETVARELYETLLYTGSDNPVVEEIRQELGREVGQEVQFTYPPGGRLRIVGQGPEGLEPLSDEKLRATRNALWRVTRKKVDESMLDEPPAI; from the coding sequence ATGGCCGACGCAACCTCCGCGCAACTGCGCATGATGCTACAGGGGTATGAACAGCAGCTGCTGGCAGCCCGGCGTCTTGCAAGGCTCAGAATGCGGCGCAGAGTTGCCGAAGGCGATGACCCCAGCGACCCTGATCCTTCTGTCAGCCGCCACATGATGGTTGAGACGGTCGCCCGCGAACTCTACGAAACCCTGCTCTATACCGGAAGCGACAATCCTGTGGTGGAGGAAATCCGCCAGGAACTTGGCCGTGAGGTGGGGCAGGAAGTGCAGTTTACCTATCCGCCAGGCGGCAGACTGCGTATAGTGGGGCAAGGGCCGGAAGGCCTGGAACCCTTATCGGATGAAAAACTGCGTGCGACCCGTAACGCCCTGTGGCGCGTCACACGAAAAAAAGTTGACGAAAGCATGCTTGACGAACCGCCTGCCATTTAG
- a CDS encoding MFS transporter — translation MSSSIEKGHGWLLVAVCTSLFFMPFMMAGVNAVLPPLGQSLHASARELGLMGAFYSMGLAVFQLASGSMGDIWGYRRIFLWGIALFALAGALLGFVNSVPLFLLLRFVQGVGGAMFNACGLALLASAAPEGRRASYLGYSGSSVYAGIACGPPVAGFVAGWLGWQWLFWGSALASVGVLLLMKYRVKLEWRMAKGKPFDWKGCCIYAGAMTALTFGSSELADAPALAGGLLVAFVGLMAAFCVKELRSDYPLLDLRLLARNRVFALSSLAAFINYSSFFGIVFFFSLYLQFGRGMTVQQAGLFLALQSVMQVMTTPVAARLCGRFEPGKVSAAGIALCGLGLVVCGLLRVDSPMYVLVLAQCLLGVGISLFALPNTTIILESAGRDRVGQAAGLTGAVRTGGQLFNMTLITLTLGLFLGSEPAGTHNIEAFMGAMRVDLIIFGVLNLLAVGCALARNRR, via the coding sequence ATGAGTTCATCCATCGAAAAAGGACACGGCTGGCTGCTTGTGGCCGTGTGTACCTCCCTGTTTTTTATGCCGTTCATGATGGCCGGAGTGAACGCTGTGCTGCCGCCGCTGGGGCAAAGCCTCCATGCCAGCGCGCGCGAACTGGGCCTCATGGGGGCCTTTTATTCTATGGGCCTGGCTGTGTTTCAGCTTGCCAGCGGCAGCATGGGCGACATCTGGGGGTATCGGCGCATATTCTTGTGGGGCATCGCCCTGTTTGCCCTTGCCGGAGCCTTGCTGGGTTTTGTCAATTCTGTGCCGCTGTTTCTGCTGCTGCGTTTTGTGCAGGGGGTGGGGGGGGCCATGTTCAACGCCTGCGGTCTGGCCCTGCTGGCCTCGGCGGCTCCTGAGGGGCGCCGCGCCTCCTATCTTGGCTACAGCGGATCATCAGTGTACGCGGGCATTGCCTGCGGGCCGCCTGTTGCGGGCTTTGTGGCCGGGTGGCTTGGCTGGCAATGGTTGTTCTGGGGCAGCGCTCTGGCGTCCGTGGGTGTGCTGCTGCTGATGAAATATCGCGTCAAGCTTGAATGGCGCATGGCCAAGGGCAAGCCCTTTGACTGGAAGGGGTGCTGCATCTATGCGGGAGCCATGACGGCCCTGACTTTTGGCTCGTCCGAGCTGGCCGATGCTCCGGCTCTGGCTGGCGGCCTGCTGGTGGCCTTTGTGGGGCTGATGGCTGCTTTCTGCGTCAAGGAGCTGCGGAGCGACTATCCCCTGCTTGATCTGCGGCTGCTTGCCCGCAACAGGGTCTTTGCCCTGTCTTCACTGGCCGCGTTCATCAACTATAGTTCTTTTTTCGGCATCGTGTTTTTTTTCAGTCTGTACCTCCAGTTCGGGCGCGGTATGACCGTGCAGCAGGCCGGGCTCTTTCTTGCGCTCCAGTCTGTAATGCAGGTCATGACCACCCCTGTTGCCGCGCGGTTGTGCGGCAGGTTTGAACCGGGCAAGGTCAGCGCGGCGGGCATTGCCCTGTGCGGGCTGGGCCTTGTTGTGTGCGGGCTTTTGCGGGTGGATTCGCCCATGTACGTGCTGGTTCTGGCCCAATGCCTGCTCGGCGTTGGCATAAGTTTGTTTGCGCTGCCCAATACCACCATTATTCTTGAGAGCGCAGGACGCGACCGGGTGGGGCAGGCCGCAGGGCTCACGGGCGCTGTGCGTACAGGCGGCCAGCTCTTCAATATGACGCTCATAACGCTGACCCTTGGGCTTTTTCTTGGCAGCGAGCCAGCTGGCACGCATAATATTGAGGCCTTTATGGGAGCCATGCGCGTTGACCTGATAATCTTTGGCGTGCTCAACCTCTTGGCTGTGGGCTGCGCATTGGCCCGCAACCGCCGTTGA
- a CDS encoding methylenetetrahydrofolate reductase codes for MHIGKMIRELSAPFYSLEFFPPSDTAQLPDFYATVDRLRALNPLFASVTYGAGGARQQNTLAVTAELARRDITAMAHLTCVGAEPQSIAAFLHDLQASGVNNVLALRGDAPADKPWDWNKAHFRHASDLVAFAREQQPGLGIGVAAYPAPHPESPTFAEDRRCTAEKMRAGADFALTQLFFDAREYEDLVSHLRGQGITTPVIPGILPIQSFDSLRRVLSLCGANIPGKLYLALEKANNDGGAEAVRQVGLDYAVRQIRSLLDAGAPGIHLYTLNKADMCLRLAEAVGTL; via the coding sequence ATGCATATCGGCAAAATGATCCGGGAACTTTCGGCCCCTTTTTACTCTTTGGAGTTTTTTCCTCCTTCTGACACGGCCCAGTTGCCTGATTTTTATGCCACGGTGGATCGCCTGCGCGCGCTCAACCCCCTGTTTGCGTCAGTAACCTACGGTGCCGGAGGTGCGCGTCAGCAGAATACCCTTGCCGTTACGGCAGAGCTGGCGCGGCGGGACATTACTGCCATGGCGCATCTCACATGCGTGGGCGCGGAGCCTCAATCCATCGCCGCATTTTTGCATGACTTGCAGGCTTCCGGCGTCAACAATGTGCTGGCCCTGCGCGGCGACGCGCCCGCAGACAAACCGTGGGACTGGAACAAAGCCCACTTTCGCCATGCCTCTGATCTGGTGGCCTTTGCCCGCGAGCAGCAGCCCGGCCTGGGCATAGGCGTAGCTGCCTATCCCGCCCCGCATCCCGAATCGCCCACCTTTGCGGAAGACAGGCGGTGCACGGCTGAAAAAATGCGCGCCGGGGCGGATTTTGCCCTGACCCAGTTATTTTTTGACGCCCGCGAGTATGAAGATCTGGTAAGCCATTTGCGCGGGCAGGGCATTACCACGCCGGTCATCCCCGGTATCCTGCCCATTCAGAGCTTTGACTCGCTGCGGCGGGTGCTCTCGCTATGCGGGGCCAATATTCCGGGCAAGCTCTACCTTGCCCTTGAGAAGGCCAATAATGATGGAGGTGCGGAAGCCGTGCGGCAAGTGGGCCTTGATTACGCGGTGCGGCAGATACGCAGTCTGCTTGATGCCGGCGCACCGGGCATCCACCTGTATACCTTGAACAAGGCTGATATGTGCCTGCGGCTGGCTGAAGCCGTTGGTACGCTTTAG